A window from Fragaria vesca subsp. vesca linkage group LG5, FraVesHawaii_1.0, whole genome shotgun sequence encodes these proteins:
- the LOC101302070 gene encoding probable fructose-bisphosphate aldolase 3, chloroplastic-like yields the protein MACKLSATSSQWIGQQSFTQRNGSSSSTRLVSAPRRVSFPIQAKAYTDELVQTAKTIASPGRGILAIDESNATAGKRLASIGLDNTEANRQAYRQLLLTTPGLGEYISGSILFEETLYQSTTDGKKFVDVLREQNIMPGIKVDKGLVPLPGSNNESWCQGLDGLASRSAEYYKQGARFAKWRTVVSVPCGPSALAVKEAAWGLVRYAAISQDNGLVPIVEPEILLDGDHPIERTLEVAEKVWAEVFYFLAENNVVFEGILLKPSMVTPGAEHKEKASPEAIAKATLTVLKRRVPPAVPGIMFLSGGQSEVEATLNLNAMNQSPNPWHVSFSYARALQNSVLKAWQGRPENVEAAQQALLIRAKANSLAQLGRYSADGEAEEAKKGMFVKGYTY from the exons ATGGCCTGTAAACTCAGTGCGACGTCGTCTCAGTGGATCGGTCAGCAGTCCTTCACCCAGCGCAACGGATCGTCGTCGTCCACGCGCCTCGTCTCCGCTCCTCGCCGCGTCTCCTTCCCGATCCAAGCCAAGGCCTACACCGACGAGCTCGTCCAGACAGCC AAAACTATTGCATCTCCTGGACGTGGAATCCTTGCTATTGATGAATCCAACGCAACAGCTGGAAAGAGGTTGGCATCTATCGGCTTGGACAATACCGAGGCTAACCGTCAGGCGTACAGGCAACTTTTGTTGACCACTCCTGGACTTGGTGAATACATCTCTGGTTCAATTCTGTTTGAGGAAACACTTTACCAGTCGACAACTGATGGGAAGAAGTTTGTGGATGTCTTACGCGAGCAGAACATTATGCCTGGAATCAAAGTTGATAAG GGTTTGGTTCCCCTACCAGGATCAAACAATGAATCCTGGTGCCAAGGATTAGATGGATTGGCTTCAAGATCTGCTGAATATTACAAGCAAGGTGCTCGTTTTGCTAAATG GCGAACAGTTGTTAGTGTTCCATGTGGTCCCTCTGCTCTTGCAGTTAAGGAAGCTGCATGGGGACTTGTACGATATGCTGCCATCTCTCAG GACAATGGTCTTGTGCCCATCGTGGAGCCTGAAATTCTTCTTGATGGAGACCACCCAATAGAAAGGACCCTTGAAGTGGCAGAGAAGGTCTGGGCAGAAGTATTCTACTTCTTGGCTGAAAACAATGTGGTGTTTGAAGGAATCCTTCTTAAGCCAAGCATGGTTACCCCAGGAGCTGAACACAAGGAAAAGGCTTCTCCAGAGGCCATTGCTAAAGCTACATTGACAGTGCTTAAGAGGAGAGTCCCTCCTGCAGTTCCTGGAATCATG TTCTTGTCAGGAGGACAATCTGAAGTAGAAGCAACCCTCAACCTCAACGCAATGAACCAGAGCCCCAACCCATGGCATGTTTCCTTCTCGTATGCTCGTGCCCTGCAGAACTCTGTGCTTAAGGCATGGCAAGGACGTCCTGAAAATGTAGAAGCTGCACAACAGGCACTTTTGATACGAGCAAAGGCAAACTCCTTGGCTCAGCTAGGAAGGTACTCCGCTGATGGTGAGGCAGAAGAAGCCAAGAAAGGAATGTTCGTCAAGGGCTATACATACTAA